From Coffea arabica cultivar ET-39 chromosome 2e, Coffea Arabica ET-39 HiFi, whole genome shotgun sequence, the proteins below share one genomic window:
- the LOC113732506 gene encoding CSC1-like protein At3g54510 isoform X6 encodes MKAENLLASASINIGVAMFILSLFSILKKQPSNAPIYYPRPISLNHHIFLDERFTFSRFLPSLEWVRRASRVSEGQILQQCGLDVLVFIRLFKFGINFFTVSCVVGVLVLLPLNYIDGDRLSSQFHSVNSFTISNIKGGSNRLWVHLSCLYFISCYGLYLLYKEYKDIWLKRIQQLHNLRHRPDQFTVLVREIPFCNEHKAYGCCVDHFFSKHYPSSYQSYQILYDCEELEKLLIHGKSIRETIEKLTQQSLTNRYTRRSDSSKIEILKEMLQDVCRKIRHIRGEAMLSEKELPVAFVTFRSRLGAALAAQSQQHSNPLVWITGIAPEPRDVLWSNLAIPYRHLPLHEIVVFLLASLLTIFFAIPVTAIQGIAKFEKLRKWFPPAMAVQLIPGLRSIVTGYLPSVILNFFIYIVPFCMIAMAQMAGYISRSKKDIKACNMVFYFLVGNAFFLSLLSGSLLDQIGESFTHPKDFPGHLASAVSAQADFFMTYILTNGLFGFSLEILQPGLFMWNYIKSHTWHRGKRKTAYLNSIPYYRIIPFVALSILIGMVYAIISPLLLPFLVGYFLLGYVVFINQF; translated from the exons ATGAAAGCAGAAAATTTGCTGGCATCAGCCAGCATCAACATAGGAGTAGCCATGTTCATCCTTTCACTTTTTTCCATACTGAAAAAGCAGCCTTCAAATGCACCAATATACTATCCACGTCCCATTTCTCTGAATCACCATATCTTTTTGGACGAGCGTTTTACCTTTTCCCGATTTCTTCCCTCACTGGAATGGGTTCGTCGCGCATCGCGAGTTTCCGAAGGGCAGATTCTTCAGCAGTGTGGTCTTGACGTGCTCGTCTTCATTAGACTGTTTAAATTCGG GATCAATTTTTTCACTGTTTCCTGTGTTGTTGGTGTATTGGTTTTGCTTCCACTTAACTATATTGACGGTGACAGACTATCTTCACAATTTCATTCAGTGAATTCTTTCACAATATCTAATATTAAAGGAGGTTCTAACAG GCTGTGGGTGCATCTTTCTTGCTTGTATTTTATATCTTGCTATGGATTATACCTATTGTACAAG GAATATAAAGATATCTGGTTGAAAAGGATTCAGCAGCTACATAACTTAAGGCATCGACCAGATCAATTCACTGTCCTAGTTCGAGAGATCCCTTTTTGCAATGAGCACAAAGCTTATGGTTGCTGTGTGGATCACTTTTTTTCTAAACACTATCCATCTTCTTATCAATCATATCAGATTCTGTACGACTGCGAGGAACTCGAAAAGTTGCTA ATTCATGGCAAATCAATCAGAGAAACGATTGAGAAATTGACACAGCAGTCATTGACTAATAGATATACAAGACGATCAGATAGCTCAAAAATAGAAATACTCAAAGAAATGCTTCAAGATGTGTGTCGTAAGATACGACACATAAGGGGTGAGGCGATGCTTTCAGAAAAG GAGTTGCCTGTTGCATTTGTTACGTTCAGGTCTCGCTTGGGTGCTGCATTAGCTGCCCAATCTCAACAGCACTCAAATCCTCTAGTATGGATCACAGGAATAGCCCCAGAACCAAGGGATGTTCTCTGGAGTAATTTGGCGATTCCTTATCGACATCTGCCGCTGCATGAAATTGTTGTCTTCTTGTTAGCATCACTTCTCACAATATTCTTTGCCATCCCTGTCACAGCTATTCAAGGAAttgcaaaatttgaaaaattacgaaAATGGTTTCCACCTGCAATGGCAGTGCAATTAAT ACCAGGACTAAGATCCATTGTGACAGGCTATCTTCCAAGTGTGattctgaatttttttatttacatTGTTCCCTTTTGCATGATTGCTATGGCACAAATGGCGGGTTATATTTCAAGGAGTAAGAAGGATATAAAAGCTTGTAATATGGTCTTCTATTTTCTTGTGGGAAATGCATTCTTCTTAAGCTTATTATCTGGATCCTTACTAGACCAAATTGGGGAATCTTTCACTCATCCTAAAGATTTTCCCGGTCATCTAGCCAGTGCTGTTTCTGCCCAA GCAGACTTTTTCATGACATACATCTTGACAAATGGGCTGTTTGGATTTTCTTTAGAGATTCTCCAACCAGGATTATTCATGTGGAACTACATAAAATCCCACACATGGCACCGCGGAAAGAGGAAAACTGCATATCTCAACTCAATACCTTATTACCGAATTATTCCTTTTGTTGCTCTCTCTATACTGATTGGCATGGTATATGCAATTATCTCGCCCTTGCTTCTGCCATTTCTAGTTGGCTACTTCCTGCTAGGCTAtgttgttttcattaatcag TTTTAA